Proteins encoded by one window of Methermicoccus shengliensis DSM 18856:
- the mtrH gene encoding tetrahydromethanopterin S-methyltransferase subunit H produces the protein MLRFKSEQKRHVIRGVHVGGQPGDLPCVLCGSIFYEGHTIVEDAERGVFDRQRAEHVINRQRVLSDETGIPCMVVVYARTSMAMERYIAFVSEVDECPIVLDSTEASVRAHAATFVSEVGLADACVYNSINIGITPEEREALARSDVEAAIVLAFNPRNTSLDGRLAVLEHGDGLIDTGLLEMAAQCGITKPLVDPSATALGEHSGVVLGMTMVVKARYGLPCGSGIHNVVSSWGWLRERRKRHPEAYVACDAATIALQIAACGDFVLYGPVEYAEYAFPCAAMCEVMMAETSEHTRPIRGHPATRVV, from the coding sequence ATGCTGAGGTTCAAGAGTGAGCAAAAGAGGCACGTGATACGGGGCGTGCACGTGGGTGGGCAGCCTGGGGACCTTCCGTGTGTGCTGTGTGGGAGCATCTTCTATGAAGGGCACACCATCGTGGAGGATGCTGAGAGGGGCGTGTTTGACAGGCAGAGAGCAGAGCACGTCATCAATCGTCAGCGGGTTCTATCTGATGAGACGGGCATTCCCTGCATGGTGGTGGTGTATGCACGCACGAGCATGGCAATGGAGCGCTACATAGCGTTCGTTTCTGAGGTGGATGAGTGTCCCATCGTGCTCGACTCCACCGAGGCCAGCGTCAGGGCACATGCTGCCACCTTCGTCAGTGAGGTGGGGCTTGCAGATGCGTGCGTGTACAACTCCATCAACATCGGCATCACGCCCGAGGAGAGGGAGGCGCTGGCGCGCTCTGATGTGGAGGCGGCCATCGTGCTCGCCTTCAACCCCAGGAACACATCTCTCGATGGAAGGCTGGCAGTGCTCGAGCATGGTGATGGGCTCATAGATACTGGGTTGCTCGAGATGGCAGCGCAGTGCGGCATCACCAAACCCCTCGTCGACCCCAGCGCCACCGCCCTTGGAGAACACTCTGGCGTGGTGCTTGGGATGACCATGGTGGTGAAGGCAAGGTATGGACTGCCCTGTGGCTCTGGGATACACAACGTGGTATCCTCATGGGGCTGGCTTAGGGAGAGGAGAAAGCGGCATCCTGAGGCGTATGTGGCATGCGATGCCGCAACAATCGCCCTTCAGATTGCGGCGTGTGGAGACTTCGTGCTCTATGGGCCAGTAGAGTATGCAGAGTACGCCTTTCCCTGTGCTGCCATGTGTGAGGTGATGATGGCAGAGACCTCTGAGCACACGCGTCCCATAAGGGGGCATCCCGCAACGAGGGTGGTGTGA
- a CDS encoding tetrahydromethanopterin S-methyltransferase subunit A — translation MERMCEGWPPIKGEYVVGEPTSGVAVCTLASRLPPSTRAALWGGCMTENLGVEKVVLNIISNSHIRYLIVCGAESKGHLPGDALISLHTRGVDEAGRIRGAMGAIPYVEHLQKQAVERFQRQVDIVDMREVVDVQSIHDKVEELCRAEIFDEPPMVWVKEDRTRECIEISGADAVVADGVLVDVMAGVVFCEEEVC, via the coding sequence ATGGAGAGAATGTGTGAAGGATGGCCACCCATCAAAGGTGAGTATGTGGTGGGCGAGCCGACCTCTGGGGTGGCAGTGTGCACACTGGCGAGCAGACTTCCACCCTCGACACGTGCTGCCCTGTGGGGTGGATGCATGACTGAAAACCTCGGAGTCGAGAAAGTGGTGCTCAACATCATCTCGAACAGCCACATCCGCTACCTCATTGTGTGTGGAGCCGAATCGAAGGGGCACCTGCCCGGAGATGCCCTGATATCACTGCACACGAGGGGCGTTGATGAGGCCGGAAGAATCAGGGGTGCGATGGGAGCAATCCCCTACGTGGAGCATCTACAAAAGCAGGCCGTGGAGAGGTTTCAGCGGCAGGTCGACATAGTGGACATGAGAGAGGTCGTGGATGTGCAGAGCATACACGATAAGGTGGAAGAGCTGTGCAGGGCGGAAATCTTCGATGAGCCCCCCATGGTGTGGGTCAAGGAGGACAGAACCAGGGAGTGTATCGAGATCTCGGGGGCGGATGCGGTGGTGGCGGATGGTGTTCTCGTGGATGTAATGGCTGGAGTGGTGTTCTGCGAGGAAGAGGTATGCTGA
- a CDS encoding secondary thiamine-phosphate synthase enzyme YjbQ, giving the protein MSVRTEYVELSTEAGCTIYDITDEVARAVERTQLRNGMVLVFVPGSTGAITTIEYESGAIYDLAAAIERLFPQDIEYRHNVRWQDGNGHSHVRAAMIGPSLTVPLVDGRMVLGTWQQIVFVELDVRPRRRRIVVQVMGE; this is encoded by the coding sequence ATGAGTGTGAGGACTGAGTACGTGGAGCTGTCCACCGAGGCTGGGTGCACCATATACGACATCACCGACGAGGTGGCAAGGGCGGTAGAGCGCACGCAGCTGAGGAATGGGATGGTGTTGGTGTTCGTTCCTGGCTCCACGGGCGCCATCACCACCATAGAGTACGAGAGCGGGGCGATTTATGACCTTGCGGCGGCAATAGAGCGCCTCTTTCCACAAGACATCGAGTACAGACACAATGTGAGATGGCAAGATGGCAACGGACACTCCCACGTGCGGGCGGCGATGATTGGTCCAAGCCTCACGGTACCGCTCGTGGATGGCAGGATGGTGCTCGGCACATGGCAACAGATTGTATTTGTCGAGCTGGACGTGAGGCCAAGAAGGCGGCGCATTGTGGTGCAGGTGATGGGTGAGTGA